Proteins encoded by one window of Lacerta agilis isolate rLacAgi1 chromosome 11, rLacAgi1.pri, whole genome shotgun sequence:
- the HAUS1 gene encoding HAUS augmin-like complex subunit 1 — MQEELAEMEGKLEKVASWLKKTFGDQPIPPYEADARTVDILYELAECNESRDGDVRLLIEDMKQKAVEYESDGTYLQDLLTESLNLSFSNMSKGSASYLNTLVDTALALETKDTSLASFIPAINDLTSELDAADSKNKEMELELSTLRKKLTSALVLEKRLQDDLKKTEELLVVEKAKADNRTQNMKFLKDKVEDFKFRIKAAEEQLSMCGMDASLTHESLVNLSEKLAELKKQAVPLKKKLESYLDLTPSPSLARVKIEEAKRELEALEAEVSAKVDMTALSVPLSTKRHFS; from the exons ATGCAAGAGGAGTTGGCAGAGATGGAGGGGAAGCTGGAGAAG GTTGCTTCGTGGCTGAAGAAGACCTTTGGGGATCAGCCCATCCCTCCGTACGAAGCTGATGCGCGGACGGTGGATATTTTGTACGAGCTGGCAGAGTGCAATGAGTCCAGGGATGGGGACGTCCGCCTGTTAATCGAGGACATGAAGCAGAAGGCGGTAGAGTATGAATCTGACG gcacctACCTACAGGATCTTCTGACCGAGAGTCTGaatctttctttcagcaacatgtCTAAGGGCAGCGCCAGCTATCTGAACACATTGGTAGACACAGCTTTAGCCCTTGAAACAAAGGACACTTCCCTTGCAAG CTTCATTCCTGCCATCAATGATTTGACTTCAGAGCTGGACGCCGCAGATTCCAAAAACAAAGAGatggagctggaactgagcactTTGAGGAAGAAGCTCACCTCGGCGCTGGTGCTGGAAAAACGGCTTCAAGA TGACCTTAAGAAAACCGAAGAACTACTGGTAGTGGAAAAAGCGAAAGCTGATAACCGGACCCAGAACATGAAGTTCCTGAAGGACAAAGTGGAAGATTTCAAATTCAGaatcaaggcagcagag GAACAATTATCTATGTGTGGGATGGATGCTTCGCTGACTCACGAGTCTCTGGTGAACCTCTCAGAG AAACTAGCGGAATTAAAGAAGCAGGCAGTACCTTTGAAGAAGAAACTGGAGTCGTATCTGGACCTGACCCCT AGTCCTTCTCTTGCACGAGTGAAGATCGAAGAAGCAAAGAGAGAGCTG GAAGCTCTTGAGGCCGAGGTTTCAGCAAAGGTGGATATGACAGCACTTTCGGTCCCTTTATCTACCAAACGTCACTTTTCCTAA